In a genomic window of Brassica rapa cultivar Chiifu-401-42 chromosome A10, CAAS_Brap_v3.01, whole genome shotgun sequence:
- the LOC103844423 gene encoding gamma-secretase subunit APH1-like has product MGRASQVCFFGSKTSPHLLELRNITLDVALPPILPPGKHYTGMWRPFLPLNTNVWWPYALLVLSSVCFQEALRFLFWTLYMRLDDVLDSFADRISRPRLFLTDKLQIALAGGLSHGVAHAVFFCLSLLTPAFGPATFYVDICSKVPFFLVSATIALAFVTIHTFSMVIAFEGYAKGNKVDQVIVPVIHLSAGMLTLVNFASEGCVIGVPLLYLVASLTLLHCGKMVWKRLIKSRNQSGPTLR; this is encoded by the exons ATGGGGAGGGCATCCCAAGTCTGCTTCTTTGGGTCGAAAACTTCTCCCCACTTGCTGGAGTTACG AAACATTACACTCGATGTGGCTCTCCCGCCAATCCTACCACCCGGGAAACATTACACGGGAATGTGGAGGCCTTTCCTTCCTCTGAACACCAATGTGTGGTGGCCTTATGCTTTACTTGTTCTCTCCTCTGTTTGCTTCCAGGAAGCTCTTCGCTTTCTTTTCTGGACGCTTTACAT GAGGCTTGATGATGTCTTGGATTCCTTTGCGGATCGGATCTCAAGGCCCCGCTTGTTTCTCACTGATAAACTTCAGATTGCTCTTG CTGGTGGTTTAAGTCATGGTGTGGCTCATGCCGTCTTCTTTTGTTTGAGCCTCTTAACTCCCGCATTTGGTCCAGCCACATTCTATGTCGACATATGTTCGAAGGTCCCATTCTTTCTCGTCTCTG CAACCATTGCTCTTGCATTTGTCACGATCCACACATTCTCGATGGTCATTGCTTTCGAAGGGTATGCAAAAGGGAACAAAGTAGATCAAGTTATAGTTCCAGTCATACACCTTTCTGCTGGAATGTTG ACATTGGTGAATTTTGCATCGGAAGGCTGTGTGATCGGTGTTCCTCTTCTTTACCTTGTGGCATCATTGACTCTTCTGCATTGTGGAAAGATGGTTTGGAAAAGGCTGATCAAAAGCCGGAACCAAAGTGGCCCGACCTTACGGTGA